The Cyprinus carpio isolate SPL01 chromosome A3, ASM1834038v1, whole genome shotgun sequence genomic interval tttatatgtttgtgtggAACAGGTATTGTGCGTGCCTCCAGTGTGTTCCCCATCCTCAGTACCATTCTGCTGTTGCTGGGGGGGCTGTGTGTCGGTTTAGGACGCATCTACAGCAAGTGGAACAACATATTACTCAGTGCTGGGATACTATTCGTGGCAGCAGGTAAACTTGCTAATGACCACCTGCTAACATGCACATGGGTTTTCAACTCACTTCAGATGCTTTTagcatattattaaataaaattatttaactgaatataaatgtaaattaatttaggACAATTTCCATGCTCTGATAGTCCACCTTATACCTGCTGTTACTGGCGATGCACTGGAACTGAGGGGGCGACAACTCCCCCACTTTTTTAGCTGTTATTCAGACTGTAATTCACTATAGTTTCATCACCCGATACATGTAAAGACGATGAAAAGACTCTTTAGCAAAACAGTAAAAGAATGTGTAAAGTACTTGAGTACTAGGCTAGATGGCATAGTGTGTCTGGGCGGGTCATGCATTCCCTAGATGCTGCATTAGCAGCTATTGCTTATTACCACAATATATCAGAGTGCCTATGATATTTTAAAGGTCAAGATCCACACACATAATACCTGGAAAGCTATTCGTTAGCATTCCTATTCATCTCAGTAGCAGTTTTTCAACCAGACGGGGATGTTACagtatctaccagcaggggctaattAGACCATGCTAATGTAATGGAGCCCAGCTACAAAGAATTGTGCAGGTAAACATCACTCCCCTGGCCTCAAGGCTATAGGCTATGCTCTTTAGCATCCTTGTTAACATTCCCACCACACATGACAGTTAACAATGGTTCAAATCCCACTCAGAGTGGTGTGAACTAGTTACATTGGTGCCATGACCCAAATAGGACTGAGGTTCAGGGGGGTGAGTGACAAAGGCTAGGTAGTTAGAGTTGTGCAGGCAGACTTCACTCCCTTGGCCTCCAGAGGCACACTAGAAACTGATGTTAGAGGCTGTGGTCTTTGTTAGCAGATGGCCTCGCATGCTGGTTAACACTGGTTCAAATCttggtgccatgacccggatGGGAATGAGCTTTAGGGTGGAGAGTGTAACAGAGGCAATCTGTGCAGGTAAACTTCACTCCACTGGCCTCAAGAGGCACACCAGCAACTCATGCTAGGGGCTGCAGTCTTTAGTATCCTTGTAAGCGTGCCCATGCTGGTTGACGGTGTTTTGAATCCTACTCACTGTGGTATAAGTAGGACAGGTTACACCAGGGGTAGCCAACCCTGCTCATGTAAGTCTACCTTCCTGTATAGTTTATCTCCAGTCTTTATTATACACACCTGAACCATCCAATCATGGAGTTCAGAATAACTTGAAAATTACAGACAAGTGTGTTGGAGCAGTTTTGGCTACCCCTGAGTTACAcaaaccagccaaaccttgatcCCTTGACATAAACACATACTGCTCAGAAGACATTTGCAGCCTGTACCAAGTGTCATGTCTACATTTGTATTTACCCCTAAGAAAATCTATCCCATTTAGTCTAAAGTCTGTCATCAGTTCTAAAGGCTTCACAATATTGTGGCATTATTGTCCTTGATATTACAGAAGGTCGACTAGTGATTACATCTGATGAGCTCAGTCTGCAGTGTTAAACTTTCAAAGATGGAGGTGTTGTTGACACATCCAAATCAGCCAAATCTAAAATCTTGGTGTTTAAATCCATGTGTATCCATACATTTATCCTTTTATAACCAAGGAAAAGTTTAATAAAGTCATAACTCTGTTATATTACTTAACAAGATGTTTCGCTTATGCTTTCCTGGCTCTGTTTTGTGTCTGGCAGGTTTGAGCAACATCATCGGTATAATCGTCTACATCTCCAGCAATGCTGGTGACCCCAGTGACAAACGAGACGAAGACAAGAAGAACCAGTACAACTACGGTTGGTCGTTCTACTTCGGAGCACTCTCTTTCATTGTGGCTGAGGCAGTGGCCGTTCTGGCTGTAAAAATCTATATTGAGAAGAGCAACGAAGTACGGTTCAAAGCACGCCGTGAGTTCATCAAGTCTACCTCGTCCTCTTCGCCATATTCTCGCATGCCCAGTTTTCGCCACCGTCGACGGCACTCGCGTTCCAGCTCTCGCTCAACAGAAGCATCACGTGAGGCGTCACCAGTGGGCATGAAGATGATGAGCTCGGTTCCCGTAGGAGAGATCAACATGTACACATTAACAAGAGACCCCCTCAAGTCAGGGACAGACAGCTCCTATAGCCCAGAGCACGATTCAGGATTCCTCCAAGTTCACAACTGCTTTCCCAAAGACCTTAATGATGGTATCAACAGGAGGACAACACCTGTATGAGGTTACACACTGGAACGGAAGAGATAAAGTTAAGGCCATACTGCATGGAAAGCCATCAGGGCTCAGTGGCTTGTGGCAGATGCCAGTGGAAGGGATACTTATTGGTGAAGCCAGTCAACCAATGACGTCTCTCATCTGTGAAGGAGAAGCACTGTGTTAAGTGGGAAAGATTTCATCTCGACATTCAACAGCCATTGCGAACACACTAATTTGTGTTTCTTCTCGTGTTGTTCCTCACATATAAACAAGAACTCTCAGAAAGACTCATCTCTCATCAAAGGGCaagacatgcaaatgtaaaatagaTGGTCTTTGGCAGTGCTTCAGATATTAAGGACTTTGAATAAGCCAGTCAATTCCCTTggttgataaatatatttttgtttgtcagtACAGTGCCATACTCTCAATGTATACCAATGTGATAATGACTCTCACAGTATGAGATGGTGCTAACGTAGGCTCCAAGCTGAAGCCTTCCCATTCTCGTGTGTTCAGTACAGACTCGAGCTGAATACTGAACGCCCTTGTTCGCGTTATATGTTTGTTGCCACAGCTGTCTAACCCTATTCAGTGTGCCTATCATCTTGGCAGTGTCAACTGCTCAGACTTTTTCTGGAGCCACTTTGCAACACAGTGCAAAACTGTATTCCTCTGATTTCGTTGTTGTACAGCTAGAAATATCAGTTGAATTACTAAATAATCATTGGGAAAATTTAGAGTAGTAGATTTATGACTACTAATTGTGTATAAacaccctgctgaaaagaccagatTGGATTTTCATGATGTTCTCACTGGTTTGTTCTGGTCTGGTGCTTTCTCATCTGGCAAACCTGCTTAGACAGgctgttcatcagcaaaacttgACCAAGGAAGTCTTGCTGGTTACAGTCAGCATGAAATATCATTTGCTacccattttatttttgtcatataatgtatttctgagtgaaatgtaGGGCTGGACAGGACTTGAAAAACTGATCGGATTCTCAAAAGTTTACTCGCATTCCAaatctatatgattttttttctgtccagGCAGCTGTTTTCCATATAAAGAATGTGAATGAGAATTGGGGCTGTAGTTCACTAGAAAAATGTCTTTAATCATCTGGTTCTTGAATTCAGTGGACTGACTCCCTGATACCAGTTGCAATCACCAGACTGGAaaggaagattatcagtgaataataacTTGGATTACTAATGGGCTACTATTATGATGCTTTTATGTCAAGTTGTCCTTATGAGTCATACACTATATTCCAATTGACTGAACCATCGAGTCACCTGAGAACTAAATCAGTCCAATAAATGAATCATTCCAAATGTTTGTGTGAACTTGATTGTATAAAATACACTGAAACTCAAAAGAACGTTTTGTTCACAAATCAGATATaattttgaagcttgacagccccAGTTCTCATTCACATTGATTATATGGAAAAGGGTGGCTAGGATatttctttaaacaaataagTATCTTAAGTGGATAGTGTGAGCAAAAATTGACATTACTTTGGGGACAtcaaccaaaaaggaaaattatttcagctgcatttttttttttcttttttgaaagattacaaagactgTCAATgattataaagacatttttttcatgTGCACTGATGAGTCATGCAGAAGAATGCACAATAAGCCAAGAGATGTTTATCACGCAAGTAAatagggtcagttttgatttcatgttgtgtTTAAGCTAGTTCAGAAGTCTGGTTTAGACTCCAGGGTTCCTTGCTCAGCACCAGCATCTAAAACACATCATATGATGGTGGCCAGCTCTACTGGTCTCTTCAGCAGGGAAGTATAGCAGTATTCAACAGGCCTCAAGTTTTATACTATCACTTCGAATTCTGACTGCCATTAATAGTAGTTCAACAAGTTTCAGTAGTTAACCAGCCAGTGTCGTTGTTTTCCATTGTGAATCAGTCAAAGAGTGATGTAATTACTCAACCTTCATCTCCATCGAGGGGTTTTACCTCTACTAAAGCTCGGTCTTTGCCTGAATGTGGGTTAAATAGAGCCACTTCTTCTTGTGAATTTGAGTGATGGCCGTGCAACGACTGAATGGGGCATCTTTGGGGATCTGACATTGTTGGAGTCCACTGATAAAAGGAGTGCTGAGAAATGTCAGACATCCGGAAATGAAAGACAAGTTCTGAGCCGGTCAGCCCTGAGAAACATTTCAGTGACCGCTGATAAATATCTAGGGCAGAGCAGTATGAAAGACATCAGTGTGGCCAATCCAGCACTTTTGAAGACCATTCAAAGTGTCTTAGCCTCACCAGAGCCTTATGCCTGGATTTCTCTTTGAGTCGACAATATAACCTCATCGCTTCTTTGTTGCTGCTGGTTTTCCTCTCCTATCTCAGATCCCCTCGACAGATCCGTAGTGAAAAATCTATTGCTTTTTCTCACTAAGGACTGCATTATCCATGTGAGCGGTCAAATCTGTGTCGCTAAAAGTGTTTCCTCACAAAAGGAGAGGTTGCAGATGTAAATATCTGGTATGTGTTTCACTGAATTGAAGCATTTACAGCTACCTTTTCTTAGTAAAGCCATTTTAACACAAGCTTTTGAGCCATGGCTCTTTGTAGaatggtgtaaatgtttgttgGATGTTTTTCTCTAACCCATTGACTTTGTGTGCTTTTAACAGTATTATTAACATGATGCCTCACTGCCAAGCATCACTCACTATAAATACCTGTAATGTTCTCTCTGTTCATCTTGGAAGGCGTTTTGTCCTTCTGGTTTTCTTGATTTGCTAATGTTGTTCTCAGTATTTCTCTGTATCACGGACAAAGTCGACATATCCTTGctcacattaataaatttaattgagGAACAGTGTCTTGCTTATGCATAAGTGCTTTGTTATGTGACTTTCGTGTTTTGTAACAGGACTAGGAATAATCTTACAAATAAAACTGCCTAGCAGCTGTCtatatttgcaaaataaagaacaattagaaaagcaattaccttttttagaGAGGCATATGTTGTTTTCAAGTGAATCTAGAGACTGACATATTTTGAGGGTTAGACAGATCATGTGACTTTAATGCAAGATTCAGTCTTGCCATAGCCTACACATGTGggttaaaatgatagttcacccattAATGTacattctgccattatttactcaccctcatgtcatttcagatCCATTTTTTCAATAATGTCCAGGCAGCTATTTTCCATATATTGAAAGAATGACTGAGGATTGGTGCTTTAATTCATCACAGATATGTCCGTACTCATCGACTCCATGATACCAGTTGCAATCATCAGTGAATAATAACTTGGATTACTAATGGGCTACTATTATGATGCTTTTATGTTAAGTTGTCCTTATGAGTCACACACTATATTCCAGTTGACTGAACCATTGAGTCACCTGAGAACTAAATCAGTccaataaatgaatcatttgtgtGAACTTGAttgtataatataaaagatctgaaaagatccaactcaaaagaacgatttgttcacaaatcagatATAATTTTGAAGTTTGACAGCGCCagttctcattcactttcattaaatgGAAAAGGGCAACCAGGGTATTACTTTTAAAATCCACAGGTTTGAAtaatagtcatacaggtttgaaatgacataagaaagagtaaatgatggcagaatttttccTCTTATAAAGCACATGTGCTGTTCTTTCTCTTTGAATAATGCTGAGATACTTCAAGGATGAAACAAAATGAGGAATGTCATGTAGAATGTGAAAATGGGCCAAAATGTCAgcattttgaacattttctgATACAATCCAGTGACACTAGCTTCCTGTCTCCGAACTGTTTTGACACCTAAAATAAATGAAGATTTTCTTGCACTTTTGTATAAATAGTGAGTCGGGTCTTCCAGTGATATGTATGAATGGTTTGAATCTATGGTGAATTGTACATTCCTCTTACCTCTCCAGTAACTAGATACGTGCTGAACAGTCATTTGTTTAAAGCAGGTTGTTCATTCttcaaaaacaagtttttgtcACTTTAACAGAAGGTGAAGAACATCAAGGACTTAAACAACCTCCTAACCATAAGAATCAAAGTGGATATTCCCACTTGCACTACATGAATTATACCTCAGATTATATTAAAGGGAGGTgtattatttcaaaaaattaaaaagcaattgcaactttttatctccaTTTGAGATTTATTTGAACACAATTAGGAATTTATTTCCCAAAAGACTCAGAAAAAATCAGAGACgaaagatgtaaactcgcaattctgaaataaaaaaaaatcgtattgCATTTATAGCTTATagttcactctcagaaaaaaaggtacaaaagctgtctcaggggtggtaccttttcaaaagatacacttttgtacattttaggtactaatatgtacactttaggtacgaatatgtacttttaaggtaccaaaatggacttTTTAGGTACAGAGTTTTGAAAAgataccaccccagtgacaactttacTTTTACcagtacctttttttctgagagtgtttaAAGCCGACTTTTTTTGTACAATCCTGAGTAAAAGATCcaaattctgagatataaacagaattccAAATGGAAAGAGGTCCAAATGTGGCAGGAAAAAGCTTTCATTGAGATCAGACTTcatatttttgcttgtaaataaataaaatgtcatatcttTTGACCAGAATATTAATATACTTGAGTtggtaagaaacacacacacacacacacacacacacacacacaaaacctggcAACCCAACAatggaaaaacacaaacattgcTAGAAGGAAAATATTCTTCACAATGACTAATGGTATAATCTTTTGACCTTGCCAATGAGTGTTTGTCTCCATCCTCTGTAATGGTCTTCATTAACTGGCCGTTTACTCAGTATTAAGAAATTAGTTCAGCTGAATGGCCCTGATCAGCCGTGTTCTGCTGCATTACTGCCCATCTTGTCTGTGGCACAGATTATAGCTGATGGAGAATGGTACAAACCGATTTGGTATGCGACAGTTCTATTTCCAGTGACCTTTATAGGAGATGGCCCTGAGGGTTTGGGTAATCTAATTTAGTTTGAATAATATTGCCAGTCATTAGGAAATGCATACAGTCTACTCACCTCCTCCTTCAGCCTTGCATATAATCTGAAACCAATCACCATTGTCTTTCCATTTGGAAGCTAACGCATTTAAAGGAATCAAATTGTTAACCATTTATTTGAATTCAGAGGAGCCTAATGAAACACTCACGACAAGATGAGATTGATTTTGCATTGTGGCTGTCATGTACTTGCAACACGCTCAGCAAAGTGAACTATAGACCGTATAAGCTGTGTCAGCAATTGGAGATCGGTTTGTGTGGCGCGACAGTTTCACGCAGAAGTGAAGATGCCACTGTGTTGATGTTGTTTGTGACAGAATGGGCgagatgtttctcatctgttgCTTAAGCTGTTGCTTGTGACCCTCAAACATCAGGGTCTGTGGGATAAAGCTGTAGCACTCAAAAATGTGTTGATTTACCAGAGGGGTCAAGGTTTTGCAGATTAGCATGTGCTGGTAGATGCCAAAACTCAAAAGCATCTTTCTTCTTTGACAGGCATTAAAAAAGCTTGCTATGTAATTTTGAGTGCCATATTTGAGCTGCCATGAGCAAAGATTTCAAATCTTGTGAAAaggaagtgcacttaattgtattgagacaaaaaacaaacaaacaaaaacactgtgcTTGGAGataatttaataacttaaaaaaggCCGTTTAAGTGTACTAAAAAGTGCACCTTGTTATATGTCAAATTAACAGTTTTACTCTAAAGTGCATTGTAAATCATAatggtttaataatattttgtcatgttttaaagaaatacacattttgatgtgttgactaacatactaaagcatacagttaaatactgaaatactgaagtaaaatataactacagtaaaaatataagtgaactaaattgcaactttatcattacaaattTCCGTTTATGAAGAAATACAATAGAAATGACAattaaatgcttgtcagtacattcagcagaacactttaaccatatttcaaagacagaaataattatgacattactgTACATATAAAGGTGTGCTTAAGTCTTAATTAAGTGGGTTAGAcagcactctaaagttcagctaattgcatttaatataaatataaaatgtaatacattttcatttaattacaaattacaagaaattgtgaacaaatcatttagcAACCCATTTTTAACACAGCCTATTCCATTTGTCACTCACAGGTAGGACAGAAATGACTTTCTAATTAGAATGAGTACATAACCCAATTTCACTGTTTAACACTTTAAAACCGGGAAACGACTGACATAAATGTGGTGGTCCTCATTATATTTTAGATATCATAAATGGATGTGATTTTGAGTTCAAGCTTTGAGTTATTTTGACAATCAGTGTAAAATATCTATTCAAGACCAGCATACAGTCACGCAATCATGACCTTTACATGGAAAACAACAATAAAGAGACTGAATTCCATCCTCCATCAGAACAACAACACTGAATAATCTGGCATAAAAATAGCTGCCTGTTGAGGACGTAAATGCTTACTGTTCTATTGAATTAAGTGGTGCTTCTCGTTTTAAAAATTTCTGAAAGACTGATGCATGAGTGGTGTGTTTGGAAACACAGCGGCGTTCAACCTCTGCCCAGCATCTAAATCCCTGTTGAATGCTAGCTACTACGCAGAGCCTGCGgatgaaaaataaattcaagagAGCTCTCCATCTCAATGAATGTGTCTACCATTATTCACACAACATACATCAGGCCCAGGGAGTAGTTCCTGAACAGTAATGCCTCACTTCAGGAtagctgctcttttttttttttttttgccttaagcAGTCCAATTTTGCCATGTGCCATTTTTGATACGTGTTTTGTGTAAAAAGGGAAGGCGGCAAAAGACTTGTCACCAAAGAAAATGGGCCAGAGTCTTGATAAGTGGGTCACAGTGTTTTATAAAAAGCTCCGACTTAGATGTCGGTTTATGTTACGCTACTTTACTAACACGTAAGGGTAACTCAAGTACGAGGGACACTACAGCTGTTtatgttctctgctctgtctttTACAGTGAATGGCAAAGTATGTGATTCAGTAAATGGGCAGCTGTGTGAAGACAATTGTCTATGAGAATAATGATCTGCAGCCATAGTACCATAGTAGTACCACTGTATTCTTTACAATTAATCGTTCAgtactatgatatatatatatcaagtacaGTACATTCATACATAATCATAGATGGAAGTAGTGTTGGGTCCAAGTCCACCTCGTCAATTTCGAGTCAGGTCCTgactcgagggtgagtaatttatgggataattttcatttttgggtgaactaaccctttaagcattaTTAACagcaacctgtgtgtgtgtgtacctggtatcaGTAAATTTGGACCTTTTGGAGACATTATTGGTCCACATGAGGAAACAAGCCTGTAAATCatagagaaagttttttttttaaaaaaaatataaaaatgcagaaagttttgtgtgaggggtatgGGTAGTGTAGGGGGATAGAAAACACAGTTTAGTAtagtataaaattaaattaaaattaaattaaatttatgcatttagcagacgcttttatccaaagcgacttacagtgcattcaggctatcaatttttacctagcatgtgttcccggggaatcgaacccccaaccttgcgcttcgtaacgcaatgctctaccacttgagctacaggagcacctgtataaaagaacattatgtctatggagagtccctgtaaAACATGGAACAATAGGTGTTCTGTTTGGTTGATTGGCTGGATGGTTTCTATGTTGTTTCTTACAGAAACAGCCCACTC includes:
- the LOC109097010 gene encoding voltage-dependent calcium channel gamma-4 subunit-like — translated: MAWCDRGIQMLLATVGAFVAFSLMSIAIGTDYWLYSRAYICNATNTSTDEAQTQPKKVRGDLTHSGLWRICCIEGLNKGSCYRINHFPDDNDYDTDSSEYLLRIVRASSVFPILSTILLLLGGLCVGLGRIYSKWNNILLSAGILFVAAGLSNIIGIIVYISSNAGDPSDKRDEDKKNQYNYGWSFYFGALSFIVAEAVAVLAVKIYIEKSNEVRFKARREFIKSTSSSSPYSRMPSFRHRRRHSRSSSRSTEASREASPVGMKMMSSVPVGEINMYTLTRDPLKSGTDSSYSPEHDSGFLQVHNCFPKDLNDGINRRTTPV